The genomic window AAGTGGAAGACCGCGGCGGCGACGGAGTGCCCGGCGTGCGGGAAGAAGGGGTGGTCCTGGTGCAGCGGGAACGGCGAGCCGGTCTCCGGCGGCTTGATGAACATTTTCGTGTGGTGCAGCTGGACGTTGGGCCCGCCGAGCAGCGCCGCCGCGACGTCGGTGAACCGGGGGTCGACCAGCAGGCGGGCGAACGCGGCCGAGTGGAACTGGGTGTCGTGGGCGTGCTTGAGGGTGGTGCGGCCGACGGACGCGCCCGCGACGGTGCGCGCGCTCGCCCAGGTCGGGTCGGCGTCGGAGCTGAGGCGGGCGGCGAGCGCGTGGCACTCCTCCCGCAGCGCTCGCGCCTCCTGCTTGCTGATCAGGTTCCTGACCAGCAGGAAGCCGTTCTCGCGGTAGGCGGCCAGGTCTTCGGGGCTCAGGGGCTCGGTCATAGCTCGACGGTAGGCGCGGGGCGGGGGCCGGGCCGAGGGGCGATGCGGACGGCCCGGTGGGTTTTCCGGACATCGGCCCTCGCCCCGGGTCTTGCCCGGGCGGTGGTCGGCCCCGCGTCACGGCCGGTACGTGGCGGACCCCGGGGTGCCGACGCCCGCGGCGCCGGCCCGCGCGGTGCCGGCCCGCGCGGCGCCGAGCGCTGCTTCCGGGAAGGTGGCCAGCGGGCTCGTGGCGTGGGCCTCGGGCACCGTGCAGGCGCGCAGCCAGGCGCGGACGGCGGCGCCGGCCAGGCCCAGCACGGGACGCGCGCTCATCGGGCGCCCGCGTGGTCGGCGGCGGCCACGGCCAGCGCGGTGATCAGCGGGTGGGCCCGGGTGCCGTCCCCGTGCAGCTCGGGCTGGAAGAGGGTGGCCAGGAAGAAGGGGTGGCTGGGCAGTTCGGCGATCCGCACCTCGCCGGACTCGTCGCTGCCGGGGAAGGCCAGACCGTGCGCGCGCAGCACGTCCAGGTGGTGCGGGCCGACCCCGTAGTTGCAGTGGTACCGCGCCTGAATCCGGTCCGCGCCGAGCAGCCGGGCGACCCGGGAGCCGGGGGCGACCCGGACGGTGCCCTCGTGGCCGACGAGCGAGCAGGGCAGCGGGACGATCACGGCGTCCTCGTCGGCGGTCGCCGGGTCGTTCTCGGCGTGGCCGGACCTCTCGAGGCCGCAGACGTTGCGGGCGAACTCCAGCAGCGCGTGCTGGAAGCCGCCGCAGGTGCCCAGGAACGGGATGCCGTTCTCGCGGGCCGTGCGGATCGCGGCCAGCGCGCCCTCCTCGCTGCGGTAGGGGCTGCCGGGCAGTACCCAGATCG from Kitasatospora sp. NBC_01250 includes these protein-coding regions:
- a CDS encoding CTP synthase C-terminal region-related (seleno)protein codes for the protein MAAMNHTARIALVGDRSDAVRSHARVPGLLEALRVREGLDLDAYWIPTEDAHQGLDGFDAIWVLPGSPYRSEEGALAAIRTARENGIPFLGTCGGFQHALLEFARNVCGLERSGHAENDPATADEDAVIVPLPCSLVGHEGTVRVAPGSRVARLLGADRIQARYHCNYGVGPHHLDVLRAHGLAFPGSDESGEVRIAELPSHPFFLATLFQPELHGDGTRAHPLITALAVAAADHAGAR
- a CDS encoding phytanoyl-CoA dioxygenase family protein, with translation MTEPLSPEDLAAYRENGFLLVRNLISKQEARALREECHALAARLSSDADPTWASARTVAGASVGRTTLKHAHDTQFHSAAFARLLVDPRFTDVAAALLGGPNVQLHHTKMFIKPPETGSPFPLHQDHPFFPHAGHSVAAAVFHFDDAPEEKGCIRVVPGSHRGGPLPHVEEGSWHLPPDSWPLQDARPCPAEAGDVLFFSYLTVHGSGLNTSDEARTTWLVQFRDPADRPTADEHTWSLGQGMILRGIDPTARRTDAYATDAHRADAHRADARRAEGTEKPQ